A stretch of DNA from Vanacampus margaritifer isolate UIUO_Vmar chromosome 1, RoL_Vmar_1.0, whole genome shotgun sequence:
GTCCATGCTCTGTGAACGGGACAAACTCTGGGACTGAGTCTCAAGGCTGTTGGAGGGGGAGCTGGAAAGGGAGCTCACACCTTCACTACTTTGACTGCCATAAGCCACACCTTGGAAAAGGCAAAACACGCGTGAGCACACTGAAGACATAAGGAATAAATATTCCAGACAAGATGCGACAAACCGTTACAACTCAGAAGTCGTCTACGTTAAGTAGAGAAAAAACTCTAGTATTCTCAGTCAAGTTCTTCTTACCAGTGGTGCCAATGGGGGATGTGGCAGGGGTACCGCTGTGAGCATTGAGCCCTAATGATTGCGAGGCAGCTGGTGGCAGGGGCTGAGATGTTACACCTGAGGGTCCAGGGAGGGGCCCCGGTGGAGTTTCTCTCTGTGGGGATGTCAAGGGGGTGCTGAGAGGGGTGTTAGGCTGTGAGGTCTGTCCCCCTGCCAGCCGTGCCAATCTCCTTCTGCGAATCTTGaataaacagtttttaaaaaatgttaagcctAAATACACACATTGCCATTAGTGCTGTTCAGAGTTACAGTAATAATGTCAGTTTAAAATCATGCTTGAATAGGTTACAGTATTGCTAAAATACATTACTATGACAGCTGTGTAATCTATTCATTCATTATACATCTGTACAATTAGTCTCATAAATAGTAAATAGCTTCGCTATGTCACTATGTAcgttcactttttattttgagaATACCGGCACTTTGGAATCGCTTTAACATCAAAATTGAGTCGCGTTACAATAAACACAATACCCTATTGTTTATTCAGATGTGTTGTTCTCAAAGGAAAATATCATCCTCTTAGGTGTTAATTCTGTTAGCAAAACAAGGTCACCAATCTCATCCACCAATCCATTTATCATAAAGTTAGCAACAAAAGCAAATATAAAACGTTATGATCTGCATTATCATGCGCTTAACAAAACAATTGTGTTCCATTGTACTTAAATCGTGTTAATCGGGGACCAGGTTTTGTCTGCAATGAGTTAGCTGTTTAATTCACGACCGTACGGTGCTCATGCAAACGAACACACAGCAATGACAGACGCATTTGtcgactctctctctctttctttatGCGCCGTATTGTCCGGGTGGCTGACACGCTGTCGTTTATTATTGTCGAGCTTGATGTGTGGTTTTGTCGCCAGTGTCTTTCTTCAATTGCTCTGTGATAGCCTCTTAGCTATGAGCAGCACGAAGCTAGCCGCTAACCCCATTTGAGGAAATTGAGCCATGTGTTAATCTATCATCTGTAAACGATGAGCGGATGCAAGTTGAGTCATACAACAGCTAGTGATTGATAGGCTTTCCTTACCTCGTCTGCGCTCAATTCCTCCATCGCAGCTGAAAGTTTAACCAGCTATCTCAATTTCAACTATTGCACTATGTGCCAGCCAGAGCCTGCTAGCTAGCCTCAATCTGAACTAGATATGCATAGTCCACCTCGTTCAACTAATTGTGTCAGTCTTGATTGTCTCGAAGATAAAAACGAGGACACTACTACGCGAGGACTAGCGACATAGAGCGAGTGCAAAAAGTATTTCGTTGGCCTGGCTTTTCTGACAAGTCAAGagtgaaacaaaaagaaaagtagCTAGCTATTACACGTCAAAATAcaacggcagccattttggttctaCTTGCTGTCACGTGACTCTATGCGTCATAGTGGGCGGAGCAACACAGGAAAGGCACAGGTGAGTCATTTGTTGACGATGTTAGAAAAAGTTCCGAAAGAGTCATATAGTGCACTTTAGAAATAATACTAATGATAATATTTCAATTGTATTATTGAGGAATGAGCGGTTTGGGAAATGGATGCATTTATTCTAAATTATATTGTAATgtaatgaatgatttttttttttaaagaaatcaaatttgtatttaaaatagattttttttttttgtttattatttaatatgactgcgattggctgacgaCCAGTccgtatatttatatatacacacacacacacacacacatatatatatatatatatataaatatatatatatatataataaaactaattataaaatattaatattttcattattgacaataaatcaattaacacAATATTTAATGATACATTGATACATACAAATTAATACACTGATACAAAATTGGCCACAATGCAGTTTACAGTTTAATTACAGTACTTGCACTCTTGAATAAGTAAATCTGGTGGGCCAGATTAAAACATTGAGTGGGCTGTTTGTGGTCCGTGGGTTATACTTTGCCCAACCTTTGGGTTTAAGCATAAAGGTCGCTTAAAgcgatggtagttattacaaaaaaatggccagcaggtggcagcagagtttaagagatcagccagggccatgttgcaacaagttcttttccccaatgttttgaacaggtttgaaaataatgatgaaacgttctactgctaattgctgcaaaacggaaacagatacatatatatatttcctgatgaaagaagagactctaatctttcttttggtcggtccacgtttttatagcaatagaacacaatattctgttagccttgcaaaatcagtcaaaatccagtaaaacagccgggagcgaagggggttgcttcagtgaaaatggctgggagtgaatgagttaagtatacCAACAGAGATTAATaaagcttgtttttgtttttttcattgaccTTTTATTTGAATTTCAGGTGACACAAATGCTCATGCATAACATttatgagaaaatgtataaataaaaagaagctaTTCCTCCTTTAGCTCATCATGAGCTAAACAGCCTTGGTGCAGTGGTAAACAATCATCCATCATAACTACTGTACATACAATGAAGTCACGTTGCTGTGCTGCTCTCTAGTGGCGTAATGTATTCGCTCACAGGAGAGCTCATTTCTTTCTTATGATGTCCATTTTGTGGCAATCGTCCTCTTCAGTCATTGACCTTCTTGAAAACCTGCTTGCATATTTCCCCTTCACAATACAGATCCTGAATATATGAAAGGAAGATGACACAttagtaatatatttttttctatgggcttgtaaattaaaaaaaaaaaaaagtatatcttttttttatgtgagaggAAGGAGGACCCAAGGTGAGATTTGAACCCCGAAACACAGAAATTTaaagcagatgtgctaaccacgtTTTCCATAGGTGTGactgtgagtatggttgtttgtctctgtgtgccctgcgattggctggcaaccagttcaaggtgtaccctgcctactgcccgaagccagctgggataggctccagcgccccccgcgacccttgtgaggaaaagtggttaagaaaatggatggatggatgaataatctCCCAATTATTGTGTCAATTAATTGATacattggattaaaaaaaaagttttaaattccATCTCTCTtcacaaaaatgacattatttcaaattgacagtgcagaaaatacacaaacataaattgttttctaaaatgttatattttgattcaacacaatcaGTCCACTTTCATAGATGACTGCAGAAATCAGACAATATTTACTATattgagaagctgaaattctgaatatttggacagtaaaaaaaaaaaagctatctaAATGATTCAtcgaatataaaaaaaataatctttgcaCCTCTAATTAGTCATAACCTGTATTATAAATTTGCTCATATTCGGTGAACTATTGTATATCTACGAAAACAGATTGGCGCAATAAAGAAATCATTAAATTTTTGTGCCAATCCAGGTaaaagtgtcaaagtcactttcattgttgttgacattaCAAATGTCCTTCCAATTTTTCCTCAGTAAAGACACATTTATCGACGTGAAAAATATGTGCTGTAGAtgaggtgaagaaaaaaaatatattatatatatattattaatatgcaTTGCAATAGTGGTTGTTTTGCGCGATGTCAATGTCGTCGAATCATACCAAGTGAAGTTTGTTCTCTTCAATCCAGTGACACCCCCTGTTCTTCTTCTCGCCAATCTGTTCGCACACCATCTTGTTCCCCTCCCACCTCACCAAGCGACTGCGCATCACACGAAAAAACGACAGCTCATCCAAATTCAACGCACGGCCCCCAATCGTTCTTTCAGCTACTTGTATTCTCCTGCATGTGCCTGTTGTCTAAGCCCACCGTGAACTCCTCGAACTCTTGACCCACTCGGAAGGACAGGGTTTAGTTCCTGAAGGTGCTGCACGTTTTGATGACGCAATGGTCACCCTGCTGTTCTATCAGCTTCCTCATCTACAGCCTCAGAGCAATTTTTCGAACGCAAGGGCTGATATCTGGGGAAAGTGGTCACGTGAACAGATAAGGTGGACTTAAGTACTGGGACACGCCTCTAGGGCTTTTATTCAAACTAGGCCTTTGCATCTGTGCCATTTCGTTAAACATTgcataattgtttgtttttattattattacagtggatataaaaagtccacACTCCCCTCTCCAAATGcctagttttttttgtgatataaaaaaaatgagacggTAAATAATTGAAAACCTTTTTCTACCATAAATGTGACCAACGCAATTGGAGGGGAGGGAGGTTATTTAAGAGGTGAAGTAAAAATAACAACCAAGTGTAGCTGTGTTTAAAATTAACCAACTACAGTCTACTAATTTatattaaatgggagtcagcatacACATGCCACCATTCAAATGAACCCTGTATACATTTCAGATGTTTAAGTACAATAATGCCTATGCATTGTTTCTTTCTAGCAAAAACCTTAAGTTTTTACTGGACATATTGAAAAGATAAAAGCAATACAAGATATACAATAAAAGTAAATgtatgttttgacttatttcatCATTGATCCAATAATAGGTTAACATATTTCCATGAAAGAAATCATTTATAAACCTGATTGTATATACAACTGCACTTTGACATGTACGTACATTTGCCAGCAGCACATGTAATTCATAGGCATACAccataataattcatcctcatactcacatatacaattttcattgcaCTCATACTGATACATCGAAAGAATTGACAAAATGTCTGCAATTTTACcagctcatgtctgatttaaatcattttcttgAACTTTGCTTTGAAGCATTCTTTTCAGGACAGTAGCAAAAGTATTCCACAAATTGACACctcttacagaaacacacctttgcttaatatttgttcttgttttgattttttgtagacacttgtcCCCTTTATGTcataaggactctctctaatttcaaatagTTTCTGGATACTGTGGCGGAGTAGATTGTTGTAtgctttgtacattatttgtgctattttaaactcaactaagtcataggatgtcattgtatttaatttaatgaataCTAAATGTGTTGGTTCAGCATATTTTGATCAATTAATAATTCTTgtggctcttttttgcagtttgaaaacatgatcggtatttgttttatatgcgtttccccagatttccacacagcaggttagatatggtaataataatgaacactATAATGTGTATGCGTTTTTGAGAGTCcctataatttttgacattttctatgtgtgacttccaacataatttatcgtcaataactactccaagaaatttattttcatacactctttctatttcaattgagTTTACCATCATTTTGACTCGAGTGATTTGTCTATTGCCAAAAACTATGaacttggttttgtttaagttgaatgataatttgtttgtgtgaaaaaaaaacagttttttaatgtgttcgATTCATACTCCACATTATTTGTGCAAACTGGTATTTGGAACTTTTCATAAAGAACTCTCAAACTCCATTTGACAAAAAATGATGAGTCCGGACAAGAAGAACTTGAAAGCATCTTACCTAATGCAATCATGTAGCCTTCAAAGTTGTCATTGCTGATGATGTCCCATGTGCCGCCGCAGAAGCTTGCAGGCATTCTCGGcgagccttcttttttttttttccttttttcaggaaagctcagtattgttcattcgatttgacatcatcatctccttttttaaaatttttattaaaaaaaaaaataaaaaataatatatatatatttttttacatatatatatatatatatatattttttgtatgtgggtgagtatgtgcgtgtgtgcgtgcgtgcgtgcgtgcgagcgcgtgtgtattcatcagttcacctaaagcctattaaaaaaaatcccatactaataatataatataataataaattgccaaatgcagaaacatcaatgtaagttatcacgatgtggtggctctcgctaacagacagaattaagtaaccagaattaggttaaaaaattctatatacgtagaccatgtttctataaattttgatatttggtttttatttgaggcagatattttttccattaaaatgtgatttatgaggaggttagaccattggtcgatattcagagtttgtctatttttccagttaacaagaattgtttttttagcgatagtaagggctacaagtgtagattgaaattgtttatgtggtaagtcagttgttgttaggtcacccagcaaacacaagtttggagataaaggtatcctacagtccaaaatagcggaaagtttttctaagactttagtccagaaatgcataaccggagtacataaccataaagcatgaacataagtgtctgtagtgttttgtaaacattggagacaaatgtcggagtctgagagtcccattttcttcatcatatattgagtaatgtatgttctatggataattttatattggataaattgtaaatttcagattaataaataataatatatataataaataaatgtcagattccagtgctatagacaagtctgtctcccatttcgagatgggtaaagacattttatcagtatatgaaagtagcttatatatttttgaaagtttttttgttgttgtcggagaaagcttgttaatatctttagctaaaacaggcggttggagcgtaccccaaagtgttggaatttttttctttatcatatttttaacttgtagataatgtaaaaaatttccgttttttattttgtatttttggagcaaggatgtacgTATATGATATATATCTCGGCGAGCCTTCTAATGCACTTGAACCACAGGAGCGGGTTTGAAGCGACTTAAGCAAAGACTTGAACTCAAAAGAAATGTGTTTAGTAGCTGGCGGTATTGGAGTAGGTGTGCCCTTACGTCAGCTCGGTGTAGAATGGCGACGGTCTCAGGGGTGGCAAGTAAGACGGGTCTAATTATGTCGTTCTATTAGCCAAATggttttgtggcattttttacAAGCACTCACAGACACATCTTTTCATAATGgtaatgagggggaaaaaaacttttaaaactaCAACTAGACATAAGCCCTCATTACTTATTATCTGTCAGAAGATATGCAGTTGTTTTAACGAGTACTTGTTTCCTTTTCTATGGCACAGGTGAAAGAGACACACCTGTCTatcaaggacaaaaaaaaaaaatcatattgacTGTCAGCGGCATTAACTGGGGCATTCAGCTTTAGAGTATGAATAAACACCTGTGTGGGTTTTTCCTCTCTCCAGCTATGCAGGACGTAGGGTATGCACACAGTCagtcattcgctgccattgacggctagaaacgtcaaaaattcatttgaactatttctattagtttaacttttttttttccacttttgttaacaagagtatgaaaacctagaattttttttattgtacatttagaacagatgtaaaatttgtgattaatcgtgagttaactagtgaagtcatgcgattaattacaattacaaattttaatcgcctcttgcctttaagttttaataaccttttttaaaaaaataaatttatgacagtaaatgagttaaaatggtgGCTCATTTTAACCTCCATACAATTATTACTGTATTACaacaatgtacatttagaacagatgtaaaatttgtgattaatcgtgagttaactagtgaagtcatgcgattaattacaattacaaattgtaatcgcctcttgcctttaatttttaataacctttttaaaaaaaaatgtatttatggcagtaaatgagttaagatggtGGCTCATTTTAACCTCCATacaattattattgtattacaaCAATGGCACATCATTGGGTTGAGTTATTTTCCCTATTTTTCAGTGCAAGtgtaatcagcaaaaaaaaaaatgggggtgaGCTGGTCGCCAGCCAACCGCAGCTggtcacacatacacaaacgaCCATTCATGCCAACACTCAAGCTTATGAACAATTTAGTCTTCCATGCAGCCAataagcatgtttttggaaggtgacaagaaaaaaaaacacacacaagcatggggagaacaaaCAGGCTACTCCACACTTGACTAGCTGGAGCCGAGATTCAAATTCTGAACCTCAGAAATGTCAGGCAGAAGAGCTAACCATGTCACCCCTGTTGCCTCCAACCAAACaacaatttataaaaataaaaaataaaaataaaaagaagcatGAAGTTTTGATGTGCTTGCAATAGCAATAACACACTTTTGAGTGGAAAAACAAAGGcagcatttttattaatttcagtCAAGTCCATCAACAATGCAATGACTAGTTGAATGGTTAActtgtttttatgaattattaattaaaatgactaaaagttttACGATTATGACAGCTTGGACTCTGGAACAAATTATGTCAAATAAAATTGATATCAATGTGTAATTTTGTTTGGATAGACGACCACATCAAAAAGGTACTACTCTATTGTGGCTGTGTTCAAATTTGCAGGCTGCAGCCCCTCCAAAGGCCGAATTTGTCAGCCAAATGACGTTGCTTCTAGCGCGCCTCAAATTCACGCGGTGTTCAAATCTAGCCTTCAAATCTGGCCTCCGTTTCCATGGAGATGGGCCCtgagtaggggtgtgaattgcgtagtgcctggcgattcgatccgtatcacgattcataggtcacaattcaatttgatgcgattaatcccgatgcgaatctataaatcgatttttgagattttatttttttgttctcaaatttataaaatactaatcagtaaacttgtacatgtacactgtaagatttgtatgaaaatgtatttatttacctgaAACAGGCTTataagccactgtatttaacaaacaggttgcagtctgtttcatgtttgaaaagcattaaaataaaatattaaggcttaatgttccattaatataacattcttccatgcttaaaatgtgaaccctaaccctaagtaagacattttgttaaatatttccatcaaaaagtgatgtttaaaaatcgattcggctgcatattgaatcgattcgaaaattgtgcactgtaatatcgcgatatattgcccaatcgatttttttaaacccccccTGTCCCTGAGTGAAGGCTGCTTCTTTCCCCAGGTCCTAAACCCTTCCAAATACATATGCTTGATTCGTgttattctaaaaaataaagtttgttaaagagcttatcttttttttgtatttatcttcTTTGTTTTACCTCTATGCACTCTGATTGTATTTGTTTCcaagtattttttaatgataaaaaaagaacaaataaatgCATGCACAGACAAGTCTGTGCTTGTGTGATGTATTGCGGTAGTGACGTCAAGAGACGAGcagtatttggctaactactgccGCCTAGAGCATGCTCGCAAATGATCTTAAAAACGAACTCGCATAAGGAGGAGCCTCCGAAGGACCCAGCCTACAAACTTGAACACAGCTTACTTACTCTTCTGTGGAGTAGGCACTAGTCATAATTTCGATAAATACTGTCTGTTCAaagcaaaagttaaaaaaaagcaaaagtttAACTGGAGGGGTCACCTGCATATCTCTGCAGGGGTGCAAGAACCACACCGGCGTTGTTCTGCTCGCTCTCAGCGCTGTAGAGGCGGTTGTCATGTATGTAGCGAAGCACGTGGTCCGGCAGCAGGTACCTGACGCTCTGACCGCGACGCAGGGCCTGGCGCACGTGCGTCGCGGAGATGTCGTTGGCCACCCACTCGCGGACCACGTGGATGTTTTTGCGGTGCTTCCACAGCATGTCCGATCGGTGGATGAACTCGTGGGGGTCGCTGCCGCAACGCGTGATGCACACCAAGCCGAAGCGGCCCACTATCTCGGCGATGTCGTCCTCCTTCCACAAGTTGGGGATCCCGAAGGACTCGAGGACATCGGCGCCGCAGAGCAGCATCAGTTGAGTTGCTTCTGTAATTTCAGTAGACAGTTTAACTCCTTTCCATCACCTGCTCTCATCAGTCCATAAAACTTTGTTCCAATCTGGATAATAAAAGATAATGACCCAAATATCACAATAATGACCACTTAAGCATTCTGTTGATTTGGTATCAAATGGGACCAGTAACACTAGCACAGTCTATAGAACTTAcctctttttttgtgatatGATGAACTCTCAACACAATTCTCTTCAATGCGTCGCTTTTTCACATACTTGACCGTGTCTACATCATCACCATCTTTCTTGGCCGCTGTTAGTTCTGAGTAGTGATGcctgaacaaaaaataattacagttgTTGAAGGTGTTAATTCTTGGAAAAATTGACTTATGATTTATTGAATACAAATAGTTGGGAAAGTATTTGTGTTTGGTGATATGTCAGCTTTTGCACAGATCCACATGCTAATTGACAATTCTAATTGGGTGGCTTGATGAGGAAGTACTGCCTCAGTAGGGAAAAATACAAAGGAAATatagaattattattaataattaattattaagaccttgcttttttctttacattctgtCGCTGCATCCTCAGTCATCGTGGTAACAAAAGCTTTTTAACGATTAATTATCGTGCCCATTCTAAATGCTGATAACATGTTCGATCATATAAAGTAAACTTTGGACAGTGAGGGTTGTCAAAAAAGCCAAAGTTGTTAACTCACTAACCGAATCACTTTGGCTGTCTCCACCCACTCAGGCTGCGAGCTCTCCCACGCATCCACTGTGATCCACTCGGAGTTCTCTGTTGCCAGTCTGGCCATTTTCACACGATGGAAAGCCTCAATCAGACCCTTCTTCTTGTAGCCATCCCCAACCGCAGACACAATGCCTTTCACCACCTTGTAGCGAcctttcaaaatgtaatttgagTACTTTCGGTCAGAAtcatagacccccccccccccaaaaaaaaatgaatacacacaaattttgaacagACCAGAAGTTACTCAACCTGTGTCCTCCAGATAGTCTCGAGCCAGTTCAAACATCCTCAGGTGCATGTTGGTGATGGGGTTAAAGGATCCACACGCCAGAAGGACCACTCTTGTTCTCCTCTCGTCCTCCATGCCTCATTCTGAGGCAAGGTTCACCTTCACACTCCACACTGAAGGGAAAAATACAAAGTGATAGGTGCACAAAAAGATTATCCTCGTccaaaaaattctaataaataaaGCTGTGATTTT
This window harbors:
- the rbp7a gene encoding LOW QUALITY PROTEIN: retinoid-binding protein 7a (The sequence of the model RefSeq protein was modified relative to this genomic sequence to represent the inferred CDS: substituted 2 bases at 2 genomic stop codons); the encoded protein is MPASFCGGTWDIISNDNFEGYMIALDISPCVRKIALRLXMRKLIEQQGDHCVIKTCSTFRNXTLSFRVGQEFEEFTVGLDNRHMRRLVRWEGNKMVCEQIGEKKNRGCHWIEENKLHLDLYCEGEICKQVFKKVND
- the nmnat1 gene encoding nicotinamide/nicotinic acid mononucleotide adenylyltransferase 1, whose protein sequence is MEDERRTRVVLLACGSFNPITNMHLRMFELARDYLEDTGRYKVVKGIVSAVGDGYKKKGLIEAFHRVKMARLATENSEWITVDAWESSQPEWVETAKVIRHHYSELTAAKKDGDDVDTVKYVKKRRIEENCVESSSYHKKREATQLMLLCGADVLESFGIPNLWKEDDIAEIVGRFGLVCITRCGSDPHEFIHRSDMLWKHRKNIHVVREWVANDISATHVRQALRRGQSVRYLLPDHVLRYIHDNRLYSAESEQNNAGVVLAPLQRYAGDPSS